In the Saccharococcus thermophilus genome, TCTAATCCTTCGTGGGTACGCAGCGTTTCATACAATTCTTTTGCCTTTTGCTTCGTTAATTTCGGAACGCCGTCTAATACGCTTGGGTCCTCCAAAATTTTAGAAATCGCATTTTCCCCAAGCGTTTCGACGATGGCCGTTGCCGTTTTTTTTCCGATTCCTTTAAATAAATCGCTCGCTAAATAATGAATGAGGCCCTCTTTCGTATTCGGGAACTGTTTGCGAAAATGTTCGACCACATACTGCCGGCCGAACCTCGGATGGTTATGAAATTTTCCATAAAAAATATACGTATCCTGTTCGTTCATTTTCGGAAAATATCCGGTCACTACTACTTCTTGTTCTTCGCAGGCTTCATTCGTTTCTTCGACACGGACGCGGATGACGGAATAAAAATTTTCTTCATTATGGAAAATGGTAGCAACACACGTTCCTTTAATAAATGACGCCTCGTCTAATGCAAACGATTCCTGTTGTTGCAATGGGAATCCCCTGCCTTTTTATTGTTGTAGCTTCTTTTCCATCATCTTTTTTCCATATCCCGCCAACAGATGGTCCGGCTGGATTTCCAAAGCGGTCGCAAACATGTCGTGGGCGGTTTGGATATCCTCTTTGTAGGCATATATCACGCCTAAATTATAATAGGCGTCAGCATGACGGGAATCTAGCTGAATCGTTTTTTGGAAATAATTCATCGCTTCGTCGACCAATTCGAGATGGGCAAGGCATAATCCTAGTTGAAACACAGCCTCCACGTCGTTTTCTTTCAATTCCACGGCCCTTTGTAAATACGGAAGCGCCAGCCGTGGCATCTCCAGGTGGATGAGCGACATGCCGAGCATAAAAAAGGCGTCGGCATCATGTAACCCTTTTTGAATCGCCTGTTCAAACATGTTCTTTGCCTGGGCAAATTGCTGGCGTTTGTAATAGACGGAGCCCATTCCGTAATAAGCGGCGGCGGCATGTCCATCCAGCTCGAGCGCTT is a window encoding:
- a CDS encoding tetratricopeptide repeat protein, yielding MGDKNQQGIAYMQQGDYEKAIQCFHDAIEENPEDPVGYINFGTVLAAAGEEEKALQFFQKALELDGHAAAAYYGMGSVYYKRQQFAQAKNMFEQAIQKGLHDADAFFMLGMSLIHLEMPRLALPYLQRAVELKENDVEAVFQLGLCLAHLELVDEAMNYFQKTIQLDSRHADAYYNLGVIYAYKEDIQTAHDMFATALEIQPDHLLAGYGKKMMEKKLQQ